The genomic window CGCCGTCTCGGTGCGCGGCGTCGCCGCGGCCCTCGGCCTCACGCCGACCGCGATGTACACCTACTTCGACGGCAAGGACGCGCTGCTCGCGGCGATGGTCGAAGAACTGCTCGACGGCCTCGATGGGCTCGGCGGTCTCGGCGGTGAGGACGCTGCGCAGCCCGCTGCACCGCGCGAACGCCTGATCGCGCTCGCCGACGACCTGCGCGCCCGTCTCGCGGAGCACGCGGGCGCGATCGCCCTCGTCACCTCCGGTCCGCTCGACGGCCCGAACGCGGGCGCGTTCAGCGAGCTGGCCGGTGCGGCGTTCGCCGCGGGCGGCCTCGACGAATCGGATTCCGCACGCGCCGCGCACGCACTGCTGGCCGCCGTGGTGGGCCAGATCGCCATCGAAACCGCGTGGGGAGTGGCATCCGCCGACGAACCGGCCACGCTCTGGAGCGACGCGCCCGCGCGCCCCTACGGTGACGCGGCCGGCGAACTCGGACTGCGCGCCGGAGACGCCGACGAATTCCGTCACGCCATCGGATGCCTCGTCGACGG from Agromyces sp. LHK192 includes these protein-coding regions:
- a CDS encoding TetR/AcrR family transcriptional regulator, which gives rise to MRPGPRRSLTQRDIVAAAFEILEQKGFAAVSVRGVAAALGLTPTAMYTYFDGKDALLAAMVEELLDGLDGLGGLGGEDAAQPAAPRERLIALADDLRARLAEHAGAIALVTSGPLDGPNAGAFSELAGAAFAAGGLDESDSARAAHALLAAVVGQIAIETAWGVASADEPATLWSDAPARPYGDAAGELGLRAGDADEFRHAIGCLVDGWLATVATDATS